The Pleurodeles waltl isolate 20211129_DDA chromosome 7, aPleWal1.hap1.20221129, whole genome shotgun sequence genome contains the following window.
gacatgttgcccccttcagtggtcttgtttctgcatccggctgaggtgcccccgaggtgcctgcctatttgccaactgatgcccctgcagtgttctctccgtattggtacaggaatcgagtggggccttggactttgccctgtggccatgtggcccctgtgagctatggactgggcagtgtcccttttttgtatatttgtacatatctgttgcattgccacattgacttatTATTTTGATGTtgttcttattacaatcactttagtcaattcctgttgtccttgcattattcagccatttatcggggacaaattgttttctcgtgcagctggttgtgcgtatggtgtgtgtgtgtggggtgtgtgttgtgcgtgtgtgtcactctcgttttcctccagccctcccttgtgtgctagccatctgtactcaccgtcatcatcttcgccggcgttggtgttcgtggtggagcatgacgtagaagatgatcgggaagacttgtagttctgattccatggcggcgtggttcttccctgtatctccatgtgagtcctttgacttctgtgctctgtttccgccaggcttttgagggcgtgggtaccgccccggaaaaggtggcagattgtgttgtcataatatggggggcagaactttgtcttccgcctggctgtagatggctactgctgtggtgcctgttgtttcgccctggcggtcagtgtggtacattggctgtctttcggagatatcaccgccatggtcataatttggcggtagttaccaccagcctgttggcggtattaccgccactttatcaccaaccgccagggttgtaatgagggccaaagcactccttttttgtattttgtactcTAATAGGCTTTTAATAGGTGTAATAGGTTTTTGTCAGGACACAAATATGAACATCACCACCCCCTTTACTACCACAATCACTGCCACCACCATTACCTACACAGTTACCTCCACCATTGCCACAGTCACCATTACCACCAGACAGCATTTGTGTATGTTGAGGTTTGCATGCCTTACTACACTAACGCCGACctgttggccttgccaatgcttgtttgcactgctttctggtggttttgccaagctctgtgtttttgttttttagtgttCTAATTGCTTCCTCTTGCCtttccttctccacttcttcctgtTGTCAGGGGTCAAAGGTCAGAGAGCTGCTTAGTTAAACTTTTAAAATTGTTCCTATTTCCTTTACTTCTCCGTGGCTTCCCGTTTCTTTACCTTCTtatttagctgtattttactaTTAAGCTATCACATTTGTTTTTCCACTTGTAAGGTAGAATAActgtctccctccatcactggacTTACTGTCTTAGCCACCACTCACTGTTTGTGCTGTGCTTGTAGAGCTGATTTGATCTTAAAGGCATTACACCGTGAGCTTGACGGGATAAGAGTTGCCAGGCTAAACTAGTGTGGGCTGGTACAGCCAATCTCTATGCATGTAAGGCACAAGCAATCTTGTTGTAGACATTAGAGTGATTTCTTGTCCTTCCTTGCCGTCCTCTTCTTACTTGTTAGGGTCCCTTGAACTCTTTTTACCTTTTCTGTTAATATTTTCTATGGGTGGACATATTTATCTTTTGAGAATTTCCTCATTCTTTCCACTCTTATCCATAGCAGTATCTCACCTCCGCCATTGACACCCTGTGTTGTCTTGGAAAGATCCTTATAATAACAATCTTTCTGCTAATTGCTGAAACCAGTCTTTCACTTCATTGCTGATGGTGGTAACAGACACCGCTTTTTATGCTCTCGTCTGCACTAAATCTCCCTCCTCATACCATGAGCTGCTTTGCATCAGGATTTCCCTAATCATAACCCATCGCCAGCTCACTGTCGAGCTGTCAGTGCCTCTTCCTCACCTCTCGGCTTCAAAATAAAAACCATCTGGCTGTTCCAAGCAGAAACCATTTCCCTGGTTGCCCTGACCCATGACTCCCTCTGGTCCTCCAACGGTGACATCCTGCTGGACATGACATCACAAGTTACCACAGTCAGCCTCCTGGCCACCTCGAGTGTGCTGCTCTGTACCTGCCTTGTTGGGAACATCTTCATTCTGGAGGCCATTGTCTCACACCACAGTCAAGCTTCCATCTGGGCACTTCCAACTAATGAGTTGATCATCGGGAGTTTGGCCATGAGCAACATCCTCAGTGGGGCATTTAACTTCTTCTGGCTCATGGTGTACCTCTTAAGTCTTTGCCAACGTGCTGGCGGGTGGCTGTATCAAGTTCTGGACTTTGCCACAAATACTGTGAGTAGCACTAGCTTCTGGTACACTGCTTCCCTCTCCGCATTTTACACCCTGAAAATCTCCAGTGTCAGTCCTCCATGCCTTACCCACCTTATGGTACAGTTTCCCAAAGCCATGCCGGCCATCCTACTCTTCATGCTGCTGGCTTGCAGCATCTTCAGTGGGCCAACTATTGCATACGTCCGACTGAAAGAACCCAATGGCTCAGACTTGCACTGTGGGGATTATTATGAGGCATCAGGGGCTTACATGACCTATAGCTTGGCATTTAACATCCTCGGCTGTGTGCTTCCTCTGGTTATGTTGACCATCTGCAGCGTCTTCCTGGTGGCCTCACTATGTCGCCACTCCCGCCGCATGGGTGGTGGACCTCGGGCAGCCGTGCATCTACGAGTAGCCAAGATGGCATTGGTATTGTTTGGTTTCTATGCCCTTTGTGTGGTCTGTGCCCAAGTCAGCGATGATTTATATGTGGCTACAGATGGAACCGGTGACTGGTTTGTGACCTACAGCTTAGTGCAGTTGATCTACTCATCTGGCTGCCCCCTTGTCATTATCTGGGGAACTGTTCGACTGCAACATCGTCTACTGAAGCTGTATAACTCCTTGAGATGCTGCAAGACCTTAGTGCTTCAGGATGGGTCCACAGCTGCAGACAGTCCTGCATCACCCATAGACACTACCAGATGCTCCTCCCCTGCTGTTCAGTAAGTTTGTGTAGAAGCTATGAGCTGAAAATATGTACTGTGCTGGTACACGTTTTCCTGAAATCTCTGGAGTCAACTCAGCCATCAGCAATCTCTGCACCCACCTATGTAGGTTTGAGATGTCTTCTTTCCTGTTCAAATTGGCCTCATGCAAAGGAATTTTCTTGAAGGGATTATCTCTTTGTTAACCCAGGGTAACACCATTCTACTTATAGCACAGGAATACATTCCTATGAGTACATTCCAAGTTGTGGAAATCTGAACCTTGACCCAGACAAAGACATTTGAAGACTCCCAAAATATTTCCAAATTTTCATATTCAGCTTGAAAATTACTCTACCAAACTGGCAGAGAAGAAGTGACCTTGTTTGTGGGACCTCTCATTGATGAAACACTCACCATAAATTACAGCTCTCTTTCAATGTCCATTGGAATTTACTGGATTGTTGAACTCTTATGAATCCAAGACCTAAATGACTATCTGCAAAAGGTAGTAAATGCTTTCTGATTCCTGTTTGTAGTTTGTGGACCTAGGATCTGTCTTGACTGAATAGACTACATTGTGAATTTTAGGATTCCTTTGTCCACATTTTAGCTTGTTTTAAGCCCACATAGAAGAACAATAACATAGACTGTGGATAGAAATATCACCCAATCCTTCTTTTGGAGTTTATTTTAAGAGCAGTGAAAATGCACTGTTTTGGTTTATGGAATGGTTCACAATTTAAGCGTTACAATATACAATATTGCTCCAGCCGATGTAGAATGCAAGCTGATCAATACATTGAGGCCAGTTGGAGTGCAGCTTTTAAGACACGTCGTCTCCATAAAACAATGTGGAGACGTGCAAAGACCCCACTTACCTAGGATCACCTTTCAGATAAGAATGTATTCAGTTCAGATATAAATATCATAAAGAGGGGAGGGGCTAACACACCTTGTTCTACCCTCCTCACAAGTTGCTATTTGCCAGTATAGctcttttcctctttccatgtttaCCTCTGCCCACGTATTTTCATATAGTAGTAAAGTGGCACTTATGATTGCGTTTGGCATGGTAATATTCCTCATTTTATCAGATATCTCAAATTGGTTAACAGTGCCAAATGAACTCTTCGTATCAATAAAAGCACAAAATTGTGGTGTCATGTTCTTCTTCCGAAATAGTAATATCCTATTGACAAGTATAAATATATTAATGAATGTTGACTAAGATTTGCAAAACCCTGTTTGGAAAATTATAAGTATTTAATTCTTCTTAATCCAATCTTGAGAGTGCAGctggtaatatttaaaaaaaaatgctggacataatatttttaaaaaggtgatACGCTTGCAGGAACTCATTGCTTGCTCATATTAAATACAAGAGTGATTATGTTATTGTGAGCGGCCGCTGGAGTATCCAAATCTATTCCAATCTAGGTTCTAAATCTTAAATTAGGGATTGCTTTTTCCTAGGCTAGGGAAATTCAGGAAGCCATTTGCCTTCTGGCTCAGATAGAAAATACTGATACTAATAGCCTACTTTGTCTCTGCTGAGAATCCTCGGATATTCCATATTCAGAGCAGACCCTGCTGTGGAGTGAATCTTTTTGTGGTTAATAATTATATAATACCCCTTACATCTTTCAAACTGACTGATAAAAAATTGTTGGCTCTTTGTTGTTGGTTGGAAGATGGTGAATATTATAAATCAGATATTCTTCGCAAGAGTTAATGCGAAATAAACAGCTGCCATTGAACTGCGCCTTTTCTACTGATCACAAATCAATGCCAATATGGGTGCTTTTCTTTCATTGTACCGCCATTTTGGGGCATCACCCCTTCCTTGAACGATTTCTTTAATAAGGAACAATTGTGTATATTGTGTAGATTGATAAAGAACCATCTGATCATGTATGGCTAAGTCGCTGAGGTTCATTGGATTAAGATACCATAAAATTTTATATTTGATTAAGACGTTCAGCAGTTTATTTGATTTAGAATTAATTGAGATGCTAAATTGCAGTAACAACAAGCAAGTTTTTTTAAACGTTACTTCCTTTATTTGACAATGTTCAATGcttttgtgttttgtgtatgtcACAATGTTCATGAATAATGTCTTGTATTCCTATCAGTGTTTAACTGTTTGTTTAAATGAGATAAAGTGAAGCTTTTTGATGCAGCATTTTGGGTATCTTTTGCAAGGTAAGGTTGCCGGTGCTTGCTGGTTTTCTTAAGTCCAAGTCTTGACTTGCCAACAAGCCCACATAGACCTTGTATGAGCAGATACATAAGCCAAGATGGAAGACACATGTAGGACCTCTAGAGTGTGTGCAGTAGGCTTACTTCAGCTTCTCCTGTGGACACAAAACAATATGATCTTTGGGTTCTAATTTGTGCCAAAATACAGAAACGAAGTACAGTGGAGCGAACCACAGTCAATTCTCCTGtggtcacaccagagggacaaggcAATCTAGGCTGGATCTACATTCAAAACTGCTTGGCTGCCCCATGCAAGAGGTACCATGTTGTGGTGGCCGGTGGGGTCTGGCCCCCAAAAGTAACATATGTTACAGGCTTGAGGGTCTGGCCAGGAACATTGTTAATCATGGCCTGACCTTTCCACTGGtgagagaggaagaagaggaggaggcagtgtCTTCTGTATTGTGAACCACCGAGTTTGGGAGGGGCCAGCTTAAGAAGAAATAAGGAATCACTTTCAGTTCCACTGCTTTGGAGGTGGAGAAAGGGGCACCACCTGCTTTCTGGAAGAATGCTTAAAGcaatgcttattttgtaaataaataagtgccaggacacttatcaggaggccactgcagctcacAACCACCATTGCttctgccagcgctgccaatgataGTGCCAACTCCCCTTCTAAGCATCGCGCTCcaccaagtgtgacaattcagactattccaggcctccAAAGCTCTAAGAATGGATGGGGAGGCAGgcgtattagtcatttttaaagtaaattgaattaacaaacaactgttgttgtgcttgtctgtaaattagacaaacagcatcACCATGTGACAGACTGTCATAAGTGTTGGTGTTGAcatttaaggccctgatttatactttttggtgcaagactgcactaacacagttttgcaccaaaatgttttgctccggcttgcaccattgcttagcaccagccaggcaccatatttatgaaatggtgcaagccggtgcaaatggtaggctagcataaaaaagaaaaatgatgttagccaggtgggagaaggggttttgcaccaaaaaatgacattaggcaggttagaataaaaaagattactctaaccagcctagcgttattttctgatgcaaaaccatctataccatatgactcctgtcttagaaaagacaggattcatgcccaccatcccagtggccagcacaCAAGACCAGGGTCTCCTAGGCATggtcactgcacccagtgccatgtaggggagcccatttcaggggccccattggcactttaagaaaaaaaaaacttacctgtacttacctgggatggggtccccatcctccgctgttcctctggtgtgggtgtccctgtggatggggagggcacctgtgggcttattccatggtgttcccccatggaaacaggcccacaggtcccctaacgcctgtcctgacccaggcgataaataatggtgcaaaaaaagctttgcaccattgtttgccccctcttcccctccgtgcatgattttagcacagggggataaatacaaAGCTAAggccttagagttattttttgcacgggaacgcctactttgcatctcattgatgcaaagtaggtttccacgttcaaacaatgactttaacttcacaaatttggtgctagatggtctagcgccaaaatataaatatggagttagttttgcaccaaatttgcgtaaaacaaattatgcaaattcggcgcaaaacaagtatgaaCATGCCCCAAGTGTCAGTACCAACCACCGGAACCATCCccctaaaattaagcactggtttaaaaGTGTGTTAAAAATGATGATTAGCATACCTGATGGATGTCTTGAAGATATGGACATGGCTGCAATTGATAGCATCCTTATCTTTTAAGAAAGGGTTAGTACCAAAGTATGATCTCTCTAATAAGTGCCCTCATACAGCTTGCGCAACTCATTAGAAGCTGCCTTTTTGAAATATACTCAAAAGATTATCTCACCTTTTAGAACGGAGTCACGTGTACACTTATTATGCAAAATATACCTTTGATTAGCTGTGAAACTGTTTTAAATGTTCTTTTCACAATTTATCTGATAATATATAGCTTGCCTTTGTATCACACTAACAAAGACAGAGAGAGGCTTCATAGCACTACTAAAAACATAGCATTAGCCTACTTTCAGAGACGCCTGAATGAAAAACTATACTTATGTTCCATGGTTTGACTCTCTACTAATACTAACTGGATGAGTTTAAATTATGAAGGATGATAGTGTAAGAGTGCATggctttttaaagtgatatttcagtTCTTTAATCATTGTTTAATTGCATAGCAGATGTGACTGAATACTtataaataaatgcattctttTTTAAAAGTGGACTCATGTTTTGCCTCCATCGTTCACTGTGTTGAAGTGACAAACAACTAGACCGGCTTCGATATCTAGTTTAAATATGAACACAAGATATGTATAGCATATATTTGCATTCAAaatgttgggaaatgggttattagtaagggcaagtaggtacctacacttagcaataggccactaacctccacttaggtccagttaggtgtcaataaattaaacccagctcaacccttggtagctcgccaacgagcgacaaggcttaacttaggagacaaatgtgtaaagcatttaaacatcacaaaacagtaaataagtaaaatacaatatAGTTTTATCTTTACAATAACACCAAaaagattaaaatcagataaggggaaccggagatataaatgtttaaagaattacagttttctagtgcatagaaaggaaaagcaccaatctggtcatctggtcacacctcaaccggggcaaagtcaaagtttaatgccgaccgagatggagccctgctcggctacagccagtgggaggcctcagtcaaaagtttacctttggacttagtcattatcttgaagattttcttcagtgggaccaagtcgccagtccaatctgaactcctggaactcttcctcggatatgcgtcatgggagcccttggtggagaatTTTACCtgcagacttagtcattttttcaagatgaaaatcgtTCGACTTGGGcacacctgaatcttgatccgacgtccctggagccctcttcggatacacagcctgggaggtccaggtcaactttctacattcagacactttttaagagatttttttttcaccgggacgaacctgcaagtcaggctgggtcgcggttgaggcacgccggctagagttgctgaggcgggttggtccctttatggagcttttcgccaaaagttctccaaacttattcaaacttctggatcttcttccagatgtacaTTTAAAGTttgtttgaggtccacagctcatcccaaggttccagaagctctgagatgctccttgaggggtgcagactacaactcccagaaggcacctggagcaaactccaaattagccactggacagtggtcagctggtcagtttcttcaggagttggtgcagggggctctggttagcaatttttcacctgcagcaaacagggagt
Protein-coding sequences here:
- the LOC138246842 gene encoding taste receptor type 2 member 31-like, with protein sequence MTSQVTTVSLLATSSVLLCTCLVGNIFILEAIVSHHSQASIWALPTNELIIGSLAMSNILSGAFNFFWLMVYLLSLCQRAGGWLYQVLDFATNTVSSTSFWYTASLSAFYTLKISSVSPPCLTHLMVQFPKAMPAILLFMLLACSIFSGPTIAYVRLKEPNGSDLHCGDYYEASGAYMTYSLAFNILGCVLPLVMLTICSVFLVASLCRHSRRMGGGPRAAVHLRVAKMALVLFGFYALCVVCAQVSDDLYVATDGTGDWFVTYSLVQLIYSSGCPLVIIWGTVRLQHRLLKLYNSLRCCKTLVLQDGSTAADSPASPIDTTRCSSPAVQ